In one Haloplanus salinus genomic region, the following are encoded:
- a CDS encoding PGF-CTERM-anchored ABC transporter substrate-binding protein, with the protein MHTTRWVLVALVLVATLGSPGIGTAAADGDCSFPVTRTDATGTDVTISEDPDEVVTLGPSAAQTMYEIGAWDDVIGVSTNADYLPGFDERTTVGSGFGDAAVENTIELDPDLVLVPDIISDDTVSDLRAAGLTVYNFEAATSLDDVVAKTRLTGELVGACGDADDRADTMDRRLGIIDDAVADVERPGVLYTFAGGYTVNENTFIHDVLETAGGDNVAADAGDPAYYIISNEVVINRDPSWIVLNSRGADGTTVPAQYEGTTAYREGNAAVLDVDELNQPAPRSVDAVLDLVRILHPGVYENEIADRLDAGALGSERGTAVERLPDGTTSLQASNLGRTRTVGFDLPARENATAQMRRVNVTLSTLNPTFELRLREGDRSAPNGTRALESVRLSGNGIFAADVDYLTLRLAVNGSRLGDADPDTVTLYRANATGWTPLQTTRVAETNGTLVYEARTTGFSALTLAVDEPRSGESTDNLTGTATATATATATATATATPEPTPAESTTPTGTPTPGSAPGFGPLIALVAILLTIVAERRR; encoded by the coding sequence ATGCATACGACACGGTGGGTACTCGTCGCTCTCGTCCTCGTCGCGACGCTCGGATCGCCGGGCATCGGGACGGCCGCGGCCGACGGGGACTGTTCGTTCCCCGTCACGCGGACGGACGCGACGGGGACCGACGTGACGATCTCCGAGGACCCAGACGAGGTAGTCACGCTGGGACCGAGTGCGGCACAGACGATGTACGAAATCGGTGCCTGGGACGACGTGATCGGCGTTTCGACGAACGCCGACTATCTCCCCGGGTTCGACGAGCGGACGACGGTCGGCTCCGGCTTCGGCGACGCGGCGGTCGAAAACACGATCGAACTCGACCCCGATCTGGTTCTGGTTCCGGACATCATCTCCGACGATACGGTCTCCGATCTCCGTGCCGCCGGGTTGACAGTGTACAACTTCGAGGCAGCGACGAGCCTCGACGACGTCGTCGCGAAGACGCGGCTGACGGGTGAGCTCGTGGGTGCGTGCGGGGACGCCGACGACCGTGCGGACACCATGGATCGACGGCTCGGCATAATCGACGACGCCGTCGCCGACGTGGAGCGCCCCGGCGTGCTCTATACGTTCGCCGGCGGCTACACGGTCAACGAGAACACGTTCATCCACGACGTGCTCGAAACGGCGGGCGGTGACAACGTCGCGGCCGATGCCGGCGACCCCGCGTACTACATCATCAGCAACGAGGTGGTGATAAACCGCGATCCGAGTTGGATCGTGCTGAACAGTCGTGGCGCCGACGGCACGACTGTGCCGGCCCAGTACGAGGGGACGACCGCCTATCGGGAGGGGAATGCGGCCGTCCTCGACGTCGACGAACTCAACCAGCCCGCACCGCGCTCGGTCGATGCCGTTCTCGACCTCGTCCGTATTCTCCACCCGGGTGTCTACGAGAACGAAATCGCGGACCGTCTCGACGCCGGCGCACTCGGCAGCGAGCGCGGGACGGCGGTCGAGCGACTCCCGGACGGCACCACGAGCCTTCAGGCGTCCAACCTCGGTCGCACCCGTACGGTCGGGTTCGACCTCCCCGCACGCGAGAACGCGACGGCGCAAATGCGCCGGGTGAACGTCACGCTCTCGACGCTGAACCCGACGTTCGAACTCCGTCTCCGTGAGGGGGACCGGTCGGCGCCGAACGGCACCCGCGCCCTTGAGTCGGTGCGCCTCTCCGGCAACGGCATCTTCGCCGCCGACGTCGACTACCTGACGCTTCGACTGGCGGTGAACGGGAGCCGACTCGGGGACGCCGACCCCGACACGGTGACGCTCTACCGGGCAAACGCGACGGGGTGGACGCCGCTGCAGACGACGCGCGTCGCCGAGACGAACGGCACGCTGGTCTACGAGGCCCGGACGACCGGGTTCTCGGCGCTGACGCTCGCCGTCGACGAGCCACGGTCGGGCGAGTCGACGGATAACCTGACGGGGACGGCCACCGCGACGGCCACCGCGACGGCGACGGCCACCGCGACGGCGACGCCCGAGCCAACGCCAGCCGAGTCGACGACCCCGACGGGGACGCCGACGCCCGGCAGTGCACCCGGCTTCGGCCCGTTGATCGCGCTCGTGGCGATTCTCCTTACCATCGTCGCGGAGAGGCGACGATGA
- a CDS encoding DUF402 domain-containing protein, with product MNVRARGIYTTALTRRFLDAGHDVVAASDPIRERFDAAFGTDPHDVTVETTDDRQGVGVTGDPDAVTRTVDALDVTRDTFAWDSPAPRDAVFDARVTETLGSGAVCDLGDVEGFLPFGSVDAHVETGDDVRVQVVESAAPWVDRRPVLDGSVRARAGPATLVRGGSGVTVDTHDDEAGRELAGMTDLLGIDPPDGWGLVWSDAATEVDMGALETALERATERAETLAAALDASVAPSRRRVAPAATMWVWFGREARFALDSDRRAVTATMPGHHRVKAGSDEASRAVDFVEALGSHDGDDFDFPAVTDTFGPSAGDSVRLDHGKPDGRRIVLGRAEVTDRGADGTLTLRREMTAGGTYDALGVSRAGGDVAITKVREGRWWYPTVYRDADGERKGTYVNVCTPVECFPDAVRYVDLHVDVVKGPDGEVRRVDDDELDAAVAAGQVSDALAGKARSVATSLENAL from the coding sequence ATGAACGTCCGCGCTCGCGGCATCTACACGACGGCGCTCACGCGCCGCTTCCTGGACGCCGGTCACGACGTGGTCGCCGCGTCCGACCCGATCCGCGAGCGTTTCGACGCGGCTTTCGGGACCGACCCCCACGACGTGACCGTCGAGACGACCGACGACCGGCAGGGCGTCGGCGTGACCGGCGACCCCGACGCCGTGACTCGGACGGTCGACGCCCTCGACGTCACCCGTGACACCTTCGCGTGGGACTCCCCTGCCCCCCGCGACGCCGTCTTCGACGCCCGCGTGACCGAGACGCTCGGGAGCGGCGCGGTCTGTGACTTGGGCGATGTGGAGGGCTTTCTCCCCTTCGGGAGCGTCGACGCCCACGTCGAGACCGGCGACGACGTGCGCGTCCAGGTCGTCGAGTCCGCGGCGCCGTGGGTCGACCGCCGACCCGTCCTCGACGGCTCGGTCCGAGCGCGCGCCGGCCCGGCGACGCTCGTTCGCGGCGGGTCGGGCGTCACCGTCGACACGCACGACGACGAGGCGGGGCGCGAACTCGCGGGCATGACCGACCTCCTCGGGATCGACCCGCCCGACGGCTGGGGGCTCGTCTGGAGCGATGCGGCGACCGAGGTCGACATGGGTGCCCTGGAGACGGCTCTGGAACGGGCGACCGAGCGCGCGGAGACGCTGGCGGCGGCGCTCGACGCGTCCGTCGCCCCGTCCCGCCGCCGCGTCGCTCCCGCCGCGACGATGTGGGTGTGGTTCGGTCGCGAGGCGCGGTTCGCGCTCGATTCGGACCGGCGGGCCGTGACCGCGACCATGCCCGGCCACCACCGGGTCAAGGCCGGCTCCGACGAGGCGAGCCGTGCCGTCGACTTCGTGGAGGCGCTCGGCTCTCACGACGGCGACGACTTCGACTTCCCGGCCGTCACCGACACCTTCGGTCCCAGCGCGGGCGACTCGGTCCGCCTCGACCACGGCAAGCCCGACGGCCGACGGATCGTCCTCGGGCGCGCCGAGGTAACCGACCGCGGCGCCGACGGCACGCTCACGCTCCGCCGCGAGATGACTGCGGGCGGCACCTACGACGCCCTCGGCGTCTCCCGCGCCGGCGGCGACGTGGCGATCACCAAGGTCCGCGAGGGTCGGTGGTGGTATCCGACCGTCTACCGCGACGCCGACGGCGAGCGAAAGGGGACCTACGTCAACGTCTGCACGCCCGTCGAGTGTTTCCCGGACGCCGTCCGCTACGTCGACCTCCACGTCGACGTGGTGAAAGGACCGGACGGCGAGGTGCGCCGCGTCGACGACGACGAACTCGACGCCGCCGTCGCCGCCGGGCAGGTGTCCGACGCCCTCGCGGGGAAGGCGCGGTCGGTCGCGACGAGTCTGGAGAACGCGCTCTAA
- a CDS encoding ROK family protein → MPAYLGVDLGATTIRAAVGDRAGRVSGAHRSRTPRGPTGVAVTEAVLDGVREACADAGVAPAAVVGAGVGAIGPLDRDAGDVVDPSNLPAGVGRVPLVGPLRTLLSTDRITLHNDATAGAIGERFFGDSTGNLVYLTLSTGVGAGAVVDGHALDGWQGNAAEIGHVTVDPGDGRACGCGGRGHWEAYCGGANVPGYARDLYDGEPTALPVAEADARLDAADVFDADAAGDDFATRVVDRLGRWNALGVAAAVHAFAPQVVAVGGGITRNNPERVLGPIRERLPEHVATTVPEVRLADEDGDAVVKGALASAITGGTGDPADR, encoded by the coding sequence ATGCCCGCCTATCTCGGCGTCGACCTCGGTGCGACGACGATCCGAGCGGCGGTCGGCGACCGCGCCGGGCGGGTGAGCGGTGCGCACCGCAGCCGGACGCCCCGGGGACCGACGGGTGTCGCGGTCACCGAGGCGGTGCTCGACGGCGTCCGGGAGGCGTGTGCCGACGCTGGCGTCGCGCCCGCGGCCGTCGTCGGGGCGGGGGTCGGCGCCATCGGCCCGCTCGACCGCGACGCGGGCGACGTGGTCGATCCATCGAATCTCCCGGCTGGCGTCGGCCGCGTTCCGCTGGTCGGTCCGCTGCGGACCCTCCTCTCGACCGACCGGATCACGCTCCACAACGACGCGACGGCGGGCGCCATCGGCGAGCGATTCTTCGGCGACAGCACCGGGAATCTGGTCTACCTCACGCTCTCGACGGGCGTCGGCGCCGGCGCCGTCGTCGACGGCCACGCGCTCGACGGCTGGCAGGGCAACGCCGCCGAAATCGGGCACGTGACCGTCGATCCGGGCGATGGGCGGGCCTGTGGGTGTGGCGGGCGGGGACACTGGGAGGCCTACTGCGGCGGGGCGAACGTACCGGGGTACGCCCGTGACCTGTACGACGGTGAACCGACCGCCCTCCCCGTCGCGGAGGCGGACGCCCGCCTCGACGCCGCGGACGTGTTCGACGCGGACGCCGCGGGCGACGACTTCGCGACGCGGGTGGTCGACCGACTCGGCCGGTGGAACGCCCTCGGCGTCGCGGCCGCCGTCCACGCTTTCGCGCCGCAGGTCGTCGCCGTCGGCGGGGGGATCACGCGCAACAACCCCGAGCGCGTCCTCGGGCCGATCAGGGAGCGACTGCCGGAACACGTCGCGACGACGGTGCCCGAGGTTCGACTCGCCGACGAGGACGGCGACGCGGTGGTGAAGGGGGCGCTGGCGAGCGCGATAACCGGCGGGACGGGCGATCCAGCGGACCGTTAG
- a CDS encoding universal stress protein has translation MGVGTIPVAVGPTDHERIGRLTEGTVEIADSTGPEVVLAHAFTEDEYEVARSRPNLDDATPDRVAERNGPTRDLEAVLERAGIGYAIRGTVGDPKERMVELAENTGADVVGGGQERSPAGKALFGSVAQSIMLEASRPGRYVRTGTV, from the coding sequence ATGGGTGTGGGGACGATTCCGGTCGCGGTCGGGCCGACGGATCACGAACGCATCGGGCGGCTGACCGAAGGGACGGTCGAAATCGCCGACTCGACGGGTCCGGAGGTGGTGCTCGCCCACGCGTTCACCGAGGATGAGTACGAAGTGGCGCGTTCGAGGCCCAATCTCGACGACGCGACGCCGGATCGGGTCGCGGAGCGCAACGGGCCGACCCGCGACCTCGAGGCGGTGCTGGAGCGGGCGGGCATCGGCTACGCCATCAGGGGGACGGTCGGCGACCCCAAGGAACGGATGGTCGAGCTGGCCGAGAACACGGGCGCCGACGTGGTCGGCGGCGGCCAGGAGCGCTCGCCGGCCGGGAAAGCGCTCTTCGGGAGCGTCGCTCAGTCGATCATGCTCGAAGCGTCGCGTCCGGGCCGCTACGTCCGCACCGGCACGGTATAG
- a CDS encoding SDR family NAD(P)-dependent oxidoreductase: protein MLTTDLSDRVALVTGSANGVGREFALSMAEAGASVAVHYHTSDADARATAAVAREESGAATTVQGDVTDPDEVDAMFDAVEADLGTVDVLVNNVGDFAPRHWEALSFETWNRVIDTNLTGTYLCSKRALPAMRDAGFGRIVNVGYAGTERALVYPKNFPYLVAKTGVIMFTRMLANDTKSNGITVNCISPYVVENSDEFPDEAPRGRWASFTDLRQVLFFFLDSDSGYVSGENVEVDGGWIPEAL from the coding sequence ATGCTCACGACGGACCTCTCCGACCGGGTGGCGCTGGTGACGGGGAGCGCGAACGGCGTCGGCCGCGAGTTCGCCCTCTCGATGGCCGAGGCGGGGGCGTCGGTCGCGGTCCACTACCACACGAGCGACGCCGACGCACGCGCGACGGCCGCCGTCGCCCGCGAGGAGAGCGGCGCGGCGACGACGGTGCAGGGCGACGTGACCGACCCCGACGAGGTGGACGCGATGTTCGACGCCGTCGAGGCCGACCTCGGCACCGTCGACGTCCTCGTCAACAACGTCGGCGACTTCGCGCCACGTCACTGGGAGGCGCTCTCCTTCGAGACGTGGAACCGCGTCATCGACACGAACCTCACGGGAACGTACCTCTGCTCGAAGCGGGCGCTGCCCGCGATGCGAGACGCCGGGTTCGGCCGTATCGTCAACGTCGGCTACGCGGGCACGGAGAGAGCGCTCGTCTACCCGAAGAACTTCCCTTACCTCGTCGCGAAGACGGGCGTCATCATGTTCACGCGGATGCTCGCCAACGACACGAAGTCGAACGGCATCACGGTCAACTGCATCTCCCCGTACGTCGTCGAGAACTCCGACGAGTTCCCGGACGAGGCGCCGCGGGGCCGGTGGGCCTCCTTTACCGACCTGCGGCAGGTGCTCTTTTTCTTCCTCGATTCGGACAGCGGCTACGTGAGCGGCGAGAACGTGGAAGTCGACGGTGGGTGGATCCCCGAGGCGCTGTAG
- a CDS encoding DUF5611 family protein produces the protein MKEYKMRRGETLAENAPDLKGTVEGYFGPVTETEEYKGSDLYVVGEPDNPVFERIVAGAVEYSGKKDKLAVHFEEKPAAQVIEEGHADAAEDAVSVKNDFLLEVTGRDAKSRRDSMKRSVEDDPDDVPNA, from the coding sequence ATGAAGGAGTACAAGATGCGTCGTGGGGAGACGTTAGCGGAGAACGCTCCCGACCTGAAAGGAACGGTCGAGGGCTACTTCGGCCCCGTCACCGAGACGGAGGAGTACAAGGGGAGCGACCTCTACGTCGTCGGCGAGCCGGACAATCCGGTCTTCGAGCGCATCGTCGCCGGCGCCGTCGAGTACAGCGGGAAGAAGGACAAACTCGCCGTCCACTTCGAGGAAAAGCCCGCCGCACAAGTCATCGAGGAGGGGCACGCCGACGCCGCGGAGGACGCCGTCAGCGTCAAAAACGACTTCCTGCTCGAAGTGACGGGGCGCGACGCCAAGTCCCGCCGCGACTCGATGAAGCGCTCCGTCGAGGACGACCCGGACGACGTGCCGAACGCGTAG
- a CDS encoding DUF7093 family protein: MGLRCLLGHEYANREVEREREERGDEVVVTYRTVETCDRCGERRVVSENKEVRPIRDPREDDVATGLGGGGGGGGGVTTNLGDSPTTDDEAPAGEAEADPGSTPTATASAGDDDGAASDVEPEPDSTPDPAEEDAVILDDGDADGGDGDGGRARGEWPGTDADDPVDDGTTVVSADEGWPDPGGEDEGFDAEPSDGTPTDVSFSGGLTPAESDAATNGQARATTGSGGATGKQFVAAEEVKPVSEESSGRTEFFCPNCGYVRTAGESSMRAGDICPDCHKGYIAERDRTE; the protein is encoded by the coding sequence ATGGGACTCAGGTGCCTACTGGGACACGAATACGCGAACCGCGAGGTGGAGCGCGAGCGGGAGGAACGCGGCGACGAGGTGGTCGTGACGTACCGGACGGTCGAGACCTGTGATCGGTGCGGCGAGCGCCGGGTCGTCAGCGAGAACAAGGAGGTCCGCCCGATTCGGGACCCCCGCGAGGACGACGTCGCGACGGGCCTCGGTGGCGGTGGCGGTGGTGGTGGTGGCGTCACGACCAACCTCGGCGACTCGCCGACGACGGACGACGAAGCACCGGCCGGCGAAGCCGAGGCCGACCCGGGATCGACACCGACCGCAACGGCGTCGGCGGGGGACGACGACGGGGCGGCGAGCGACGTCGAGCCCGAACCGGACTCGACCCCTGACCCCGCGGAGGAGGACGCGGTCATCCTCGACGACGGGGACGCGGACGGCGGCGACGGCGACGGCGGCCGCGCGCGCGGCGAGTGGCCCGGGACCGACGCCGACGACCCGGTCGACGACGGGACGACCGTCGTCAGCGCCGACGAGGGGTGGCCCGACCCGGGCGGCGAGGACGAGGGGTTCGACGCCGAGCCGAGCGACGGGACGCCGACGGACGTGTCCTTCAGCGGCGGATTGACCCCGGCGGAGAGCGACGCGGCGACGAACGGCCAGGCGCGGGCGACGACGGGGAGTGGGGGGGCCACGGGCAAGCAGTTCGTCGCCGCCGAGGAGGTCAAGCCGGTGAGCGAGGAGTCGAGCGGCCGCACGGAGTTTTTCTGCCCCAACTGTGGCTACGTTCGTACGGCCGGCGAGTCGTCGATGCGCGCCGGCGACATCTGCCCCGACTGTCACAAGGGGTACATCGCCGAGCGCGACCGGACGGAGTGA
- a CDS encoding DUF6432 family protein translates to MKAKREFRDREEVEVAVLDALVDRGGEGMTVFELRAAVDVDIDTLETALSALKADSLISVEHDNNRTVVLPDDRVVPDPTETPADDESLFDAIRDRLGL, encoded by the coding sequence ATGAAGGCCAAACGGGAGTTCCGCGACCGCGAGGAGGTCGAGGTGGCCGTTCTCGACGCGCTGGTCGACCGTGGGGGTGAGGGGATGACCGTGTTCGAACTCCGCGCGGCCGTCGACGTCGACATCGACACGCTCGAAACCGCCCTCTCGGCGCTGAAAGCGGACTCGCTCATCTCCGTCGAACACGACAACAACCGGACGGTGGTGCTTCCCGACGACCGCGTCGTGCCCGACCCGACCGAGACGCCGGCCGACGACGAGAGCCTGTTCGACGCGATTCGGGACCGACTCGGCCTCTGA